In one Gammaproteobacteria bacterium genomic region, the following are encoded:
- a CDS encoding polysaccharide ABC transporter ATP-binding protein, producing the protein MLIKQRKKLPHIIEVKSIKKTYPNVNTAKSRFKSLVSLLFNSQLYDGSEVLKDISLKVKKGESLAIIGKNGAGKSTLLKIISGVIKPTSGEVIVNGKIGALLELGSGFHPEYTGRENLKMSAALAGLNDKEIKESINQMISFADIGEYIDQPVKNYSSGMVVRLGFSVVTVTKPDLLITDEVLAVGDTEFQRKCIAWIDNYLENGGTLLLVSHSIYHVQKLCKHALWLENGRIKKYGDSFAVSQEYQSHYEKKGENKTTAINKDMTNYHVESLRILNKDGKDISFIETYDDLIVKVRVYSPDERVPGLVLGIVRKDIPVYGTISEKHKPRAIKISKNSYEFKITYRKLKLLSADYEIKAHAMDPECLRLMDEVIKPLRVQSNTTDMGVVELETDWSNND; encoded by the coding sequence TTGTTAATAAAACAGCGTAAAAAGTTGCCTCATATAATTGAAGTTAAGTCAATAAAGAAAACTTATCCTAATGTAAATACAGCAAAAAGCAGGTTTAAATCATTAGTTTCACTATTATTTAATAGTCAACTTTATGATGGTTCTGAAGTATTAAAAGATATCAGTTTGAAAGTAAAAAAAGGGGAGTCACTGGCAATTATCGGTAAAAATGGTGCAGGCAAAAGTACATTATTAAAAATTATTAGTGGCGTCATCAAACCAACCAGTGGAGAGGTAATAGTAAATGGCAAAATAGGTGCTCTTTTAGAGTTGGGGAGTGGCTTTCATCCAGAATATACTGGTAGAGAAAATTTAAAAATGTCAGCAGCATTGGCAGGTTTGAACGATAAGGAAATTAAGGAAAGTATCAATCAAATGATTTCATTTGCCGATATTGGAGAATATATAGATCAACCGGTAAAAAACTATTCATCAGGGATGGTGGTCAGGCTGGGATTTAGTGTCGTAACTGTAACAAAACCGGATTTGTTGATTACCGATGAAGTATTAGCCGTTGGGGATACCGAATTTCAAAGAAAATGCATAGCATGGATTGATAACTATTTAGAAAATGGAGGAACATTGCTTTTAGTATCACACAGCATATATCACGTCCAAAAATTGTGTAAACATGCTCTTTGGTTAGAAAATGGTAGAATAAAGAAATATGGAGATTCATTTGCTGTATCACAGGAATATCAAAGTCATTATGAAAAGAAAGGTGAAAACAAGACAACTGCAATCAACAAGGATATGACGAATTATCATGTTGAAAGTTTAAGAATATTGAATAAAGATGGCAAAGATATCAGTTTTATAGAAACTTATGATGACTTGATTGTTAAAGTAAGGGTTTACTCGCCCGACGAAAGAGTGCCTGGATTGGTTCTTGGAATTGTTAGGAAAGATATTCCAGTCTATGGAACAATATCAGAAAAGCATAAACCCAGGGCAATAAAAATATCTAAAAATAGTTATGAATTTAAAATAACTTACAGGAAATTAAAACTTCTTTCTGCTGACTATGAAATTAAAGCACATGCTATGGATCCAGAATGTCTAAGATTGATGGATGAAGTTATAAAACCACTAAGGGTTCAATCTAACACTACAGATATGGGAGTAGTGGAACTTGAAACTGATTGGAGTAACAATGATTGA
- a CDS encoding glycosyltransferase family 2 protein: MIDIVIPIYNAFEELKDCLKSVENNLEKNIRVILINDASTDERMDSYLKKKAEKNAWLYIKHEVNQGFVKTANEGLRLSGNHTILLNSDTIVTRDWVKAFEKAIASISNLGTATPWSNNAEICSFPDFLKNQPVPKSLNELSKIIFESHQPEYPEIPTAVGFCMLITSLAKEKVGYFDEDHFGHGYGEENDYSLRVSQAGLRNVLCDNTYVAHIGNKSFSDLRLKPNENTMQRLLQKHPDYLYKIQKYIENDPLSGLRETLLHRINKSECKL; this comes from the coding sequence ATGATTGATATTGTAATTCCAATCTATAATGCTTTTGAAGAATTGAAAGATTGTTTAAAAAGTGTTGAAAATAACTTAGAAAAAAACATAAGGGTGATTCTAATCAATGATGCTTCAACAGATGAAAGAATGGATTCTTATCTGAAAAAAAAAGCAGAAAAAAACGCATGGTTATACATAAAGCACGAGGTCAATCAAGGTTTTGTGAAAACTGCTAATGAAGGTTTAAGATTAAGTGGAAATCACACAATTTTATTGAATTCCGACACAATCGTAACGAGAGACTGGGTTAAAGCATTTGAAAAAGCAATAGCTAGTATCTCAAATTTAGGAACAGCAACTCCTTGGTCAAATAATGCTGAAATCTGTTCATTTCCAGATTTCTTGAAAAACCAACCTGTACCGAAGAGTTTAAATGAGTTGTCAAAAATAATATTTGAATCACATCAACCAGAGTACCCGGAAATTCCGACAGCAGTGGGTTTCTGTATGTTGATTACTTCTTTGGCAAAAGAGAAAGTTGGATATTTTGACGAAGATCATTTTGGTCATGGTTATGGTGAAGAAAATGATTATTCTCTTCGTGTCAGTCAAGCAGGATTAAGAAATGTGCTTTGTGATAACACTTATGTTGCACATATCGGAAATAAATCTTTTAGTGATTTAAGACTGAAACCGAATGAAAACACAATGCAGCGATTATTACAAAAGCATCCTGATTATTTATATAAAATTCAAAAATATATTGAAAATGATCCGCTTTCTGGTTTGCGTGAAACGCTTTTGCACAGGATAAATAAATCTGAATGTAAATTATAA
- a CDS encoding class I SAM-dependent methyltransferase, producing MDKEKKLDFTGERFTPECVREIWYEHYHRYAFACHLVKNKTVLDAACGEGYGSNILATEAKNVTGLDIDFESINHATSRYNKENLSFVQGSCTELPFEAQSFDVIVSFETLEHLKEQSQMLSEFKRVLKSDGLLIISTPDKKHYSDATGFTNEYHLKELYKEEFEILLGDYWKNAIWYSQAMAFHSILEKHNSSKTSYKTDVLTEEQFDTQKDIIKPMYYVVVAGDNLRGLSLPDIHMFADIQQSVYEHYNKTIRDYIYLANKHNDLLKEHEKMFSIPIIGRIFRYINKRV from the coding sequence ATGGATAAAGAAAAAAAATTAGATTTTACCGGTGAGAGGTTCACACCGGAATGCGTCAGAGAAATCTGGTATGAGCATTATCATCGATATGCTTTTGCGTGCCATCTAGTAAAAAATAAAACCGTTCTTGATGCCGCTTGCGGCGAGGGTTATGGAAGCAATATTTTGGCTACTGAAGCTAAAAATGTTACGGGGTTAGACATTGACTTTGAAAGTATTAATCACGCAACCTCTCGGTATAATAAAGAAAATCTTTCATTTGTTCAGGGTTCTTGTACTGAGCTCCCTTTTGAAGCTCAATCTTTTGATGTAATTGTATCATTTGAAACATTGGAGCATTTAAAAGAGCAAAGCCAAATGTTGTCTGAGTTTAAAAGAGTGTTGAAAAGTGATGGATTACTAATAATTTCAACTCCAGATAAGAAACATTATTCAGATGCAACCGGATTCACTAACGAATATCATCTGAAGGAATTATATAAAGAAGAGTTTGAGATTTTACTAGGAGATTATTGGAAAAATGCAATATGGTATTCACAAGCAATGGCTTTTCACTCGATATTAGAGAAACATAATTCTTCAAAAACATCATATAAAACAGATGTTCTAACTGAAGAACAGTTTGATACTCAAAAAGACATAATAAAACCAATGTATTATGTCGTTGTAGCAGGAGATAATTTGAGAGGCTTGAGTTTGCCTGATATACATATGTTTGCAGATATCCAGCAATCAGTTTATGAACATTACAACAAAACAATTAGAGATTACATTTATTTAGCCAATAAGCATAATGATTTGCTTAAAGAACATGAAAAAATGTTTTCAATCCCCATAATAGGTAGAATTTTTAGATATATAAATAAGAGGGTATAG